In one window of Nicotiana tabacum cultivar K326 chromosome 12, ASM71507v2, whole genome shotgun sequence DNA:
- the LOC107807540 gene encoding putative BOI-related E3 ubiquitin-protein ligase 2 has product MALPHHHPQLHSIQQQQQQQQSKSFRDIYNNMDGQISTPVAYFNGSNLPEQSQHPPYIPAFQVAGLAPGPADEGALDLQWNYGLEPKKRRLKEQDFLENNNSQISSVDFLQQRSVSTGLGLSLDNGRLGSCGDSAFLGLVGDDIERELQRQDADIDRYIKVQGDRLRQAILEKVQANQLQTITCVEEKVLQKLREKEAEVEDINKKNMELELRMEQLALEANAWQQRAKYNENLINTLKVNLQHVYAQSRDSKEGCGDSEVDDTASCCNGRATDFHLLCRDSNEMKELMTCKVCRVNEVCMLLLPCKHLCLCKECESKLSLCPLCQSTKYIGMEVYI; this is encoded by the exons ATGGCTCTTCCTCATCACCATCCTCAACTACACAGTattcagcaacaacaacagcagcaacaatccAAATCTTTCAG AGATATATACAACAATATGGACGGTCAGATTTCAACCCCAGTTGCTTATTTCAACGGCTCAAATCTTCCCGAACAGTCTCAACACCCTCCTTATATTCCTGCTT TTCAAGTAGCGGGGTTAGCTCCTGGTCCAGCTGATGAAGGAGCGCTAGATTTGCAGTGGAATTATGGACTGGAACCAAAGAAAAGGAGACTCAAAGAGCAAGATTTTCTTGAAAACAATAACTCTCAGATATCTTCTGTTGATTTCTTGCAGCAGCGATCGGTGTCTACTGGATTGGGCTTGTCTTTGGATAATGGACGTTTGGGTTCATGTGGTGACTCAGCATTTCTTGGGCTTGTGGGTGATGATATTGAGCGTGAGTTGCAGAGACAAGATGCTGATATTGATAGATACATCAAAGTTCAG GGTGATCGTTTGAGGCAAGCTATCTTGGAGAAGGTTCAGGCTAATCAGCTTCAAACTATCACCTGTGTTGAAGAAAAGGTCCTtcagaaacttcgagaaaaagaGGCAGAGGTTGAGGATATCAACAAGAAAAACATGGAACTTGAATTGCGAATGGAACAGTTGGCTTTAGAAGCCAATGCTTGGCAACAGCGTGCCAAATACAATGAAAACCTGATTAACACACTTAAGGTAAATCTGCAACACGTTTACGCACAAAGCAGAGATAGTAAAGAAGGCTGTGGTGACAGTGAGGTAGATGACACTGCATCGTGCTGTAATGGACGGGCCACAGATTTCCACTTGCTTTGCCGGGATAGCAATGAAATGAAGGAGTTGATGACTTGTAAGGTCTGTAGAGTCAATGAAGTTTGCATGCTATTGTTACCCTGTAAGCATCTCTGCCTGTGTAAAGAGTGTGAAAGTAAGCTTAGTCTTTGTCCCTTGTGTCAGTCCACTAAGTATATAGGCATGGAAGTTTACATATAA
- the LOC107807542 gene encoding uncharacterized protein LOC107807542, with translation MHAKTDSDVTSSLAPSSPDHNRRPVYYVQSPSRDSHDGEKTTTSFHSTPVISPMGSPPHSHSSVGRHSRESSSSRFSGSLKPGSRKISPNDAAAAAGGRNHRKGQKPWKECDVIEEEGLLEDDQYSKPLPRRCYFLAFVVAFFILFSFFALVLWGASRPQKPKITMRSIKFERFGIQAGSDNSGVATDMISMNATVKFVYRNTATFFGVHVTSSPVDLSFSELILGSGAMKKFHQSRKSQRVVAVSVIGNKIPLYGSGASLSTPKGATAQPVPLKLNFKVRSRAYVLGQLVKPKFYKTIDCLITLNTQKLNVAIPLKNCTYS, from the exons ATGCACGCGAAAACTGATTCAGATGTAACCAGCAGCTTGGCACCATCATCACCGGACCATAATCGGCGGCCGGTGTATTACGTCCAAAGTCCGTCGCGTGATTCACACGATGGGGAGAAAacaacgacgtcgtttcattcAACTCCAGTTATCAGTCCTATGGGTTCTCCGCCTCACTCTCACTCCTCCGTTGGCCGTCACTCCCGTGAATCCTCCTCCAGCCGATTTTCTGGCTCACTAAAGCCTGGATCTCGGAAAATTTCTCCTAACGACGCCGCCGCCGCAGCCGGCGGTAGAAACCACCGCAAAGGGCAGAAGCCGTGGAAGGAATGTGATGTTATTGAAGAAGAAGGCCTGCTTGAAGATGATCAGTACAGCAAACCTCTCCCTCGCCGTTGCTATTTTCTAGCCTTTGTTGTTGCGTTTTTTATCCTCTTCTCCTTCTTTGCTCTCGTCCTTTGGGGTGCTAGTCGTCCTCAGAAACCCAAAATTACCATGAGG AGCATAAAATTTGAGAGATTTGGGATTCAAGCTGGTTCTGATAACTCTGGAGTAGCAACCGATATGATCTCAATGAACGCTACAGTGAAATTCGTTTATCGTAATACTGCAACATTTTTTGGTGTACATGTCACCTCATCCCCTGTTGATCTCTCATTTTCAGAGCTCATACTTGGCTCCGGAGCA ATGAAGAAATTCCACCAATCAAGAAAGAGCCAGAGAGTTGTAGCTGTATCGGTAATTGGAAATAAAATTCCACTATATGGAAGTGGAGCAAGTCTGAGCACCCCAAAAGGCGCTACCGCACAGCCCGTGCCATTGAAATTGAACTTTAAGGTTCGATCAAGAGCTTATGTTTTGGGCCAATTAGTGAAGCCAAAATTCTATAAGACGATTGATTGTTTAATTACTCTTAATACCCAGAAGCTTAACGTTGCGATTCCGCTAAAGAATTGTACATACAGTTGA